One region of Desertifilum tharense IPPAS B-1220 genomic DNA includes:
- a CDS encoding DM13 domain-containing protein, with amino-acid sequence MQTNKDGYIMNWILHQENQKSLRWLLISMLLLTIACQHNIEEALMLPLPEAGEVMYEGNFNGTRNYRVSGKVQVIQLEDKTILQFIDFSSSSGPDLKVYISPELSPSQFIHLGDLKALNGVFSYALPDDFSIEQSGSFVLIYCERFSALFGSAELMKSENG; translated from the coding sequence TATCATGAATTGGATCCTACATCAAGAAAATCAAAAATCTCTGAGGTGGTTGTTGATTTCAATGCTACTGTTGACAATAGCCTGTCAACACAATATTGAAGAGGCTTTGATGTTGCCTTTACCAGAGGCTGGTGAAGTGATGTACGAAGGAAATTTCAATGGCACAAGAAATTACAGAGTGAGTGGAAAGGTGCAAGTGATTCAGCTAGAAGATAAAACCATTTTACAATTCATTGATTTCTCCAGCTCATCTGGTCCTGACCTCAAGGTTTACATTTCACCGGAGCTTTCTCCTTCTCAGTTTATTCATTTGGGTGATTTAAAAGCTTTAAATGGAGTGTTTAGTTATGCCCTACCTGATGATTTCTCTATTGAGCAATCAGGATCATTTGTTTTGATTTATTGTGAAAGGTTTTCTGCCCTTTTTGGAAGCGCAGAGTTAATGAAGTCTGAAAATGGATAA